The window AAAATAAACAAAATATAATTTTTCAAGGTACTTCAGGGGTTGGAAAAACTCATCTTGCCACAGCTATTGGGATTGCTGCTGCAGAGTCAAAATATAGTGTTTATTTTATTGACTGCAATAGGTTGTTAAATAATTTACAAGAAGCAAAATTTAAAAACCAACTTGCTCAAAGAATTAAACACTATTCTAAGTACAAGTTACTGATAATTGATGAATTGGGATTTCTTCCCATGGATCAAGAAAAAGCAAATATATTTTTTCAATTGGTTAATAGTAGATATTTAAAAAGCTCAACAATTATTACAACAAATAAACTATTTTCAGAATGGGGAAAACTATTCCAAGATGAAGTTATAGCAAGTGCAATATTGGATAGATTATTACATAAATCCCATGTTGTTAGCATTGCTGGAAAATCTTATAGAAACTATGAGTCTTTAAAATTAAAAGAAGAAATTGAATGAAAGGATAATGTTAAATAAAACCCTTTTAAATAAAAAAAGTTAAGTCCCACATTTATACTAAGGGGTGGGGAATTAACTTTACCGAAAGGGTGGGGAATTAACTTTACCAAAAACATATTTGAAAAAACTTAGATAAATACAATCCAAAAAAGAAAAACTTAATTTGATTAGGTGATTCTTTAATCACAAGCAGAGATCACACCTATCCTCAATGATTAAAGGAAATGAGAGATGTTATGCAATCATGGTTAAAAATTTTTCCTTCTAATGAGTACAATTTCTTTGCCAAAAAACCATCCTTATTATAATGAAGATGAAGATACTGAGTGAACCAATAAAATTCCAAACAATATAAGTGGGCAAGTCCAACTATCTAATTTGATAATTAATAATGAAGATCAAGCTTCACAAGTAATATATTTTCAAAAGGTTCCTTGAGAAATATTTTTGTCTTGAGATTACAAGCAGCAAATGACAAATAAGAACTATGTGCCTTTTTTTAATTTAGAACCATCTTTAAGTAATACTTCTTTTATAGGATTCCAATATACTACTACATCTATTCAGACAACAGCTTTCTTTTTAAAAGATGCTTATAATTATTCTTTAGAAGATATTAATAAAGTATTAAATTCATTTTATTTCCCTATACCTGAAACTTTTGATGTCATTATTAGAACAAATAAAGATTCATTTTCTGCTGATGATAGTTTAAATGGAATTTATGCTAAAAATAATATTTTAAAAATTAAAAATATTTATGATCCATTTGTTTTTTTACATAGCTTTCCAGAATATGAAAAAAATCAAATTTTAGCATCTTCATTTATCAATCAAAATTATGATCCAAATTATTCTGTTAATAATGAATATAATTTCTCTGATGTTGATAAGTCATTTTTTATTATTGGATTAATTGCAGTAATAACCTTTTCATTTCTAATTTTTATGTCTTTAAAAATATTTAAAAAAGAAAGTATAAATAAATAATTTTTTTAAGATCACTTTACATTTAATTTAAAAACTAATATTTTAGGATATTGTCAAGATTCTTTCCCTACATCCAAATAAGTCACAGAATTACCAGTGTCATTTTTTTCTTTCTCATTTCCTGCTGCCAATTTTAAATCTATTGCAAAGTATAGATTATCATTTGTATTGTTATTATTGAAAATATCTTTTAACCCATCATTAGGTCATTCATATTTTTCATTATTAAGTTTACTAATTTCAGTTGAGTTTTCATTTACATAAATCTTATCAGTTTTTAAAATTGCTCAGTTGCTATATCTATTTTTGCTATTGATTTCATCATACAACCACAAACCACTAGAAAAGTCTTGATTTGATATACCTCCTTTTAAATTAAAGTATTTTCAAATAGTTTGATCTAAATTAAAACTGTTTTTATTATCTTGTGAATTAATAAATTCAAATATTTTGGATGCTCAATTTGTGTCAGACTTTTCTATTGAAATTTCTTCATTTGATAAGTCAACTGATTTTGATCAATAATCTTTTATATTAATCACAATATTTGCTATTCCAAAATAATAGAAAGAATTGTTAGTGTCTATTTCAACTTTATAAGAGTTATTAATTGAATCATATGAAATATTGCTTATTGTTAAATCATTCCACATAATTCTTTTGTAAGTTTTCTTAACTAATAACATTATTTCATCATTAGATAATTCTTTACTTAAATCACTCGTGAAATAATCTATATGATTTGAAAAACTACCATCATAATCTTTAAATAATTCTTTGTTAATTTCAGACTTTTTTGTATTTTTATTTCAAAATAAATCAATTTGTTTTAACAATTGATCATTATATGCTCCCCAATCATTTTTTATTGGATTAACTAAATCTGAAATAACTCATGAAAAAAAATTAAATTGATAATAGTCAATTGGATTTCTTTCAAAATTTTTAAGAACTTTTAAAGATGGTAGCATAATTCCATTTCTATCAAATAAACCTTGATTACTTCAATTGTATCCATATTTTCAATCTAAGCTTTTATCACTGTTTGTTATGTAATTTATCCCTGATTGGCTAGCTCAAGTTTGTTTTCCTTTGTACAATCATCCGGGTTCTCAATAGTAAAATCCTGTTTCTTTATCAGGAGTTAATTGTGAAATCAGATTTAAAAAAGCATTCAGCATAACAACTTGACCACTGCTAGTTGTTGGAATACTATTACTATTAGTTTTATAATCTAAATCTCCTGTATACCCTGTATTGTCTGAAGTGTATGGAGTTGAGTATTCTTCAAAGATGATTTCTTTACCTAACTTTGTTCAAAAGCTAGAAAAATCTTGTCTAAATTTTTCTAAATTCAAACTTCAAAATGGATAATAAGTTACACCAACAATATCTAAATTTTCATCAATAAACTGATCATTTAAAAATGTTGATATAGCCTTTTTTGAAGTTTGACTACTTAGAGATTCTAAATGAACAGCTATTT is drawn from Malacoplasma penetrans HF-2 and contains these coding sequences:
- a CDS encoding glycosyl hydrolase 53 family protein, giving the protein MKNKIKKISLVSTILGASIFVTSCAPVSSELEMVKTVKSFIKGVDISSYVNVTSNFLNEQNIKKDDKSSYSYKEYETENITINNTQQTIQDYIDNNLYSYIDDNGNRKYQNFFKILKDQGDVNSIRLRLWNDPYDENKKSYMGELEGVNDLDTDIYIMKQAIKEGINHFNLDFHYSDFWADPGHQINPKAWDGLDTEGIKKAIKDFTYNSLVKIYQETGVLPAQVQIGNEITKGFVWGNDDSKFESDYLKPDVSIKYLRSAIEAVNEAQEYINKTYNKNTNIKIAVHLESLSSQTSKKAISTFLNDQFIDENLDIVGVTYYPFWSLNLEKFRQDFSSFWTKLGKEIIFEEYSTPYTSDNTGYTGDLDYKTNSNSIPTTSSGQVVMLNAFLNLISQLTPDKETGFYYWEPGWLYKGKQTWASQSGINYITNSDKSLDWKYGYNWSNQGLFDRNGIMLPSLKVLKNFERNPIDYYQFNFFSWVISDLVNPIKNDWGAYNDQLLKQIDLFWNKNTKKSEINKELFKDYDGSFSNHIDYFTSDLSKELSNDEIMLLVKKTYKRIMWNDLTISNISYDSINNSYKVEIDTNNSFYYFGIANIVINIKDYWSKSVDLSNEEISIEKSDTNWASKIFEFINSQDNKNSFNLDQTIWKYFNLKGGISNQDFSSGLWLYDEINSKNRYSNWAILKTDKIYVNENSTEISKLNNEKYEWPNDGLKDIFNNNNTNDNLYFAIDLKLAAGNEKEKNDTGNSVTYLDVGKESWQYPKILVFKLNVKWS
- the istB gene encoding IS21-like element helper ATPase IstB — encoded protein: MKEIENLLNEVKWTTNEKVFNLLMDQRYSSPLIVEFLKSILREEVNFKTKRRKYLKVKTGGFGIIKTIEEFDFTFQPQINQNQINYFLNFDFIKNKQNIIFQGTSGVGKTHLATAIGIAAAESKYSVYFIDCNRLLNNLQEAKFKNQLAQRIKHYSKYKLLIIDELGFLPMDQEKANIFFQLVNSRYLKSSTIITTNKLFSEWGKLFQDEVIASAILDRLLHKSHVVSIAGKSYRNYESLKLKEEIEWKDNVK